TAGTCCTCTTTATTCAtgttacaagaaaaaaaaaagagaattttaAATGTCTAATATGCGATTCTGACATAGAGCAAATGGAATTATTTAGCTGGTCTTTGTGTAAAAAATATTGAACTTTTTGCAGTTAAATAATCATATGATCTGCCTTAACGccagatctttttttttttaatggaatttttcagtttggatttttttttttggagaagaaaaaggaaatataatTAAACAACATTGCTAGGCATAGAAATAGCAAAACAAGCTAATTCATATCATCCATGACAGCTGTTACACCCTTTGTTGACCGTAACTCTTATAACTCATGTTAAGAACTGTTTCTTCCCCACTATCTTCCCTTTTCTCAGCTAGCCGACGGCTCCTCGAAACTCTCCTCTTGGTTTTCTTAGCTCCCTAACCTTCAACAGCTTCTTTCACACCAGAATTCTGGAGATATTGACCTCAAATTTTCAAGTATAAGGACTGCACAAACAAACTTTTGCCAAAATAAGGTCACTTTCTTTCATCTCGTATgcctttctttgaattttaatttattttagaaccAGAAATTTTTTACATCTACGACAACAAGATCGTTATGCTTTTTGAGTAATTTGCTTGGATCTACAACATTTAGtttcattatttaaaaaaaaaaagggtataaTTTCTGCATTTTTTAAATAAAGCAAGATCCTCGAATGTAAAATTTGTATCAGTGACCACCAACTCTTTCATGTAGGACATGTTTTATTATTCCATAAAAGTGTTCCTGTAGGTGGTTATTGAATTAATATATTGCATacttaattcaattcttggtttaCTTGTTTGAAAAAGTTCAACTTAGCAATGGCTGACTAGGTGCTATCCCATGACACCATGAACAATTCTGATTCTGTTATTTAAAACCCTGgtctgaaaataatttttttttttaatgttatttatttatttattttgctgtGATCTTATGCAATCTAATGGAGTGAGCTCTTAGATGCTAAAAATCATAAGAAATCTACTTAGTCTCTTATGTTGCTTAGCTTTCAATTCATGAcccaaaaattcatatttgattaCAGAATTCAAAATCGACAAAAGGACAGATTAGGTACTTGGTGTATTGCATGGAGAATGCCATTTTAAATTTATCACCAGATCAGGAGCAGATGGTGTGGCTGATCGATTTCCATGGCTTCAATCTGTCACATATTTCACTGAAGGTGACAAAGGAAACAGCACATGTTTTACAAGACCATTATCCAGAACGGCTGGGTCTGGCAATACTATACAATCCACCAAAGTTCTTTGAACCATTTTGGATGGTAACCAATGGTGACCTTCTTTGAATCGTTCTTTTCCATTATGCTTTAAATTTCTATTGGAGGCAGAAATATGAAATTTTTACTGCACCTTTTGCAAATGTACAATGCTTGATTGTGGACTGTTCTAGGTAATAAATGTTTGGATATTTGAGGTGGCAATATGTTTGGAATTTTGGCTGTATGGAGCCATGCCAGTTGCCAGAGGTTTTGGACCCAACATTCAGCAGACGTTAGATTAGAAGCATTTGTGTCTCAAACAagattcttaattttttatatcatttttttttgGCCTAGATATTTGCGGACTTTTTTCAACATGTAAAATCTTTGTTCTGTACTTTTCATTTCCAGTTTTCCATATCCTTTTGAACCTGGCAAATTGTTGCAAGATTGTTCAGTTTTtgcaaatgtgaattgtatagcTGAATGGCACAAGAGTAACCATCTGTTGTGTTCTCAGCATTGTTTAGGGGAACATACTCCAGTATGTTCTGTTTAGTGAAATTTCTGTATTGCCAATAATAGGTCCTGGTGTTAGGTTATTTCCATTCTGCCTTCCTGTTTATAGCTTCCATGCTAGTCTAGTCTCAGTTTTTAATGCGAGGATACCATCTGTTATTGCAGGCAGCAAAAGTGTTTCTAGAGCCAAAGACTTACAACAAAGTCAAGTTTGTTTACTCTAATGAAGTTAACACCATGAAAATAATGGAAGATCTATTTGATATGAACCATCTCGAGTCTGCATTTGGGGGCAAAGATAATTCTGGTTTTGATATCAGTAAATATGCTGAGAGGATGAAGGAGGATGACAAGAGGATTCCTTCACTTTGGACAGGAGGGAGTCATCCCTCAGTAGCGCCACAACCAGCCCTGACTTCTACTGCTTCCTTCAATGCCAGCAAGGACTCACATTCTGATGCTTCAGAAAATGATGAAACAGACAGTTCTCAGCTTCATGGGAAAAATACTGAAATTGCTTCCCCTGAGCACAATACACCAGCAATTGACAGTGGCATAAAAGGGTTAGAAAATGTACATCTAGAAGAAGTCACAACCCAGGAAGACCAAGCACATGGCTGACTCTGGTTAAGGTATGTTGACATAATAGTGTTTATGTTAGCCTAGCTGGGTAATCATTTCGGTGAGAGAAACATCAACGTTTCTGTCAAGTAGATTAGTAACATTATGGAAATTCAACAAATGATTTTCCTTGTTGAGTTTATGAAATGGCGTTCAGAATAAATGATTTATTGCCTGCTTTTAGTTGAGATATATTCATGTATCTTGACAAGAGAGTATGTGCATCTTCAATCTTGAGATCTTCAGTTTTTCATTGGCGAATTAAGGTGGATGCTAGCATCCCCTGGTGTCCTCAATAAGAGATGCCATTTGAGAAAAGTAGCTTCTTAAATATGTTAGTTAAATGGTATTAAAAATtgattttaagttttttttttttttggctacatttgaaattaaattttaatatatgttGGTCATAAAAATTTCAGAACTATTAAATagctttttttattttcttttcaaatgTCATCTAAAAAtggtgttttctcaaaatacacctTTTTGGCCTCTCAATCGCAATTCCAAACGGAGCCAGTGTGAGACTGCGTTGGCATGTGCCATGGCTGAGATCAAACATGCCGAGGCTTATGGTGTTCATGAAAAAATTTGGAGGGCTTTTGATTTTGAATTACACCATCTTGGAGTGGCCCATTGACAGCTCCTGAGATTACATTATTGTTAAACCAGTTCATCTGATATATGACCCTAAGGACATTTATGGTGGGGAACGCAGCGAGTGAGTTATTGAGTGGTCGCGAGGAAGAAGAAACAAAATTATACAAGGAATTCATTAATGGCATTGCTAGaacaaaaaattagaaaaagctaCTATTCATATAATTCCATCAAATTTGTAATGATTAAAATGGTCTACGTCTTGTACCAAAGATGTTCTTATTTATTTCAGTCCATCCATTACAAGATTTGAAAAATCAAGGACTCAAGACAAGTACACTCGATTGACAAATGCTGTAGCAATTCACTTCCAGCGGCTGAGAGCAATAGCTACATATGCCACATAATCGTCTTTCCTCCATTTTCTTGTTTACATCTATGACACCAACTACAATGCGATGGTAAGTAGCCCCCTGAAGaagtaaatatttaaaatattcaaGGATTTGGAAGCAAAAGGTGAATACGGGCAACC
This is a stretch of genomic DNA from Hevea brasiliensis isolate MT/VB/25A 57/8 chromosome 12, ASM3005281v1, whole genome shotgun sequence. It encodes these proteins:
- the LOC110633782 gene encoding uncharacterized protein LOC110633782; translation: MSEGLKKSPSNGFENSLTPEEQQEKINEVRRLVGPLPEKLSIYCSDASISRHLRARNWSVKKATKILKETLKWRAQYKPEEIRWEEVAREAETGKIYRTNYVDRHGRTVLVMRPSCQNSKSTKGQIRYLVYCMENAILNLSPDQEQMVWLIDFHGFNLSHISLKVTKETAHVLQDHYPERLGLAILYNPPKFFEPFWMAAKVFLEPKTYNKVKFVYSNEVNTMKIMEDLFDMNHLESAFGGKDNSGFDISKYAERMKEDDKRIPSLWTGGSHPSVAPQPALTSTASFNASKDSHSDASENDETDSSQLHGKNTEIASPEHNTPAIDSGIKGLENVHLEEVTTQEDQAHG